GTTTTATCGACTGGAAAACAGTGTATTAGGTATCGCAGTTCATTTGATTGATAAGGTAACTTGTTTATTTGGCTGCCATCCAAATAGACTGTCATATTCTCTCAAAGGCGTAGGTCATAGCACTATAAACAACTGAAACAATACAGTTTAGCTGTCTAAACAATATGTGTATTATTTAGTCGGATTCAATGGGTGTCTTTTAATTTTGTCGTTGCGTTTCTGATATTACTGCACTGCACCAGCGGTACTAACTAGCGATACCCTTCCTTACTACAATGAGGGTTAATGACAATAGATAAGGCTCGTGAGATTGCAAGAAATTGCTTTTAGCTCTAAAACGAGTTTTTGGTCTTGAATAATAGACGTTTGTAGCTAAGGTGTTGGAAAAACACGTTTAAATCAGTTAATGTATTTTTGTGACCCATGAGGGCACCATGAAAAAGTAAGTTCACGTCTGttttttaactgtaaaaatatatatatttaaacaaataagctCTTTTCATAAAGCACTGAAATGTATTCACCTTGGAAAgttgctatacaaaataaatgtgcTTTAATTATATCTTAAGGCATTGCTCCTACCACAGAACCACCCTGATGTCTTATTTAATTTCGATATACGGTGGGTAGTCTTACAATATACAGCTATATTGGTTTTACTCTGTGGATGATCAATTTCCTATCCACTGTTTCCTTCTTAGGTTTGGGAAGAATCTGATCCTTAAAGACTAAGGCAAAGAACAACCCTGATTCAATACTAATTTACTTATAAGCCATAATTCTGGCAGAATGCCTCCATACCTAACAGAATCCCACATGatgaacatgcacactccatttAGATTCAAATCAAAGGCCTGAGTGGATGAGACAGTGATAGGACTGTCTTATTGCCACATAAATGTTTGCCatgttaaaaaaatctaataGTCTCATTGCTATTATAGTACAAGTAAGTGGCACAGTGCTGCTGCAGCAAGTGGTGTTGCTTTCTTGACACACTTGGACTTCCAACTGGGTATGTTTTCAGGTTCATGGATGGCTCTAAATTGGCCTAGTATACATGAGTGTACCACACAGACACCTGGTTCGGAGTTGGTGTGGTCTTTGTTCAGCTgcaacagagatacagtctggTTTCCTGAAACTTTACACTGAAAAGCAGGTCCAGAAAGGGgaaatatgttattttaaatattctgttaaaGCTGTTAACCATACctacctttcaattttattactgtactgtaaatattcaTCCAATAAAATATTTCTTGGTTTGCTATAGAAAAGAAATCCTATTCTAACCTCAATGCTCCAGTCAACACTAATTATCTTCAGTCTGGCAACAATCCTTTGGTCTACCAAAGATATGgaatcagtgcaggatttactTTAAGGAAAAAGCTCTCTTATCATAATAATCACTTATTTCAGCCTTCTTTAACCTATGCAGTGCTCCAGCTCTAGAAGAAGCTGGGGACTACAACACTAAAAGATCTCCATATtgataatgtatatgtatgttttcaacaattaagcttcaaatttattCCATGACCTATACCACTTTTATTCCTCtatatagaaattaaaaacacattattaaaagcaGCTTACCCAGTAACCTGTATCTATTCCAGTGGTGATACTGGCTAGCATGGTCGATGATTCATACAGCATTTCCAGAGTACATAAAGCATTTCAAGGATTCatcttttattgattttgtggAACAATGGGAAGGGGATCTTACAATTAAACTTTTAGAAAAGAATATTATTCTGCCACTCATAAAATACATTCTAGTTCAATATGCACCAAGCACACTACAATTCAGACAAAAATTATTCATTGATCACACATGTCTTGTGTAAAGTTGTCTTAAATGTGCCCaggtcaagatccaacctgtgagtaAAGATCTAAAGTGCCTGCGTCGCTAGGTCACGTGCTTTAGGACTGCCCCGCCACACATTTTGGGCAAAAAGCTTTGTATAGCTGTTACACAGAGTGGAATTTAACATCACGTCTTAATAACAGTATTTGTCCTTATAACAGATGTGTTAAAAGTGTATTACGAATTAAGATGTACTGCAATATTGTATCCCACATTACTTGGACAATGATTTATTTtgattaactggaagaatcctaatacACCTCAGTGGGAAAACGATGTGCTGTATTATCttgatatgaaaaaaaacaagctCTCTTTATGAGGATCTGTTCCAGACTTTTTCAGAACTCGGCAAGAACTTATTAATGTTATTCTAAAGTGAAATGCTGTGGGTCCATGTTTAAGATTTTTATTCTACttgctgttttattatatacaaaGCACTATTTTCAATGCAGCTGTCTGTCCGCCTGCACTGTGTTGTCAAGTGGAGGTTGAATGTTCAGCTCATTATGGATTGCTTTTAAAGCATACGTATGTGTGTCATTCTTATTTGTTTGATTGGGTTGTATTTTGATATaaagttttgtttataaaaaatatcgACATTGAAGTGCAGATGGTATTTTATCAAACTTATCTTGTGATAATGTTAATATCTCTTCCTTTAGCTcttgtttcttaatttttataattttttttactagGTCTAATACAATATGGCTGGAATGGTTTTATGTGAGCCAACAGAGCTGTACAATATTCTAAACCAGTACACAACACTTACCAGGCTAGCGGATCCCACTTATCTGTGCTTACTTGGTGAGTACCTCGTGCTCTAATGTCTGCTGACGGGTCCCATAACAGAAGACTTATTTCTTATTTCCTAAAgcagaatctgatttttttttaagtttgtttcaGTATAGAAAGGTGTACTTGAATGGTTTATATTAAATGTGCATCTGATTATGTGCAgagttttctgttaatttatgaaTTTATAGTTTGAcacaaatgtataatttatttacagggttatttttattttattattttatttttatttctggggttcatcaggggtgtgttgttgctcctactctgttcaatgcttgtatggactgggtgtcgggcaaggtcgtggggtccagcagctgtggggcatctgttggtcaagaaagattcacggatcttgactttgctgacaatgctgtgatcttcacagagtcaatggaggctctgatcagggagctcgagagactgagtgaggagtctgagtgtctgggcttgcgagtgtcctggttaaaaaccaagatccaggcctttaatggcctcttgggcacagccatcagcagtgtgtctgtttgtggagagagtgccgaccttgttgagaggtttacttaccttggcagtgacatttatgtctctggtgactcttcatatgaagtcagtagatggattgggagagcatggggggtcatgaggtcactggaaacgggtgtgtggcactcccgatatctatgcaaaaggacaaaggtccaagtctttagagtcctggtgcttcctgtcttgctatatggttgcaagacatggacgctattcagtgacctgagacgaagactggactcctttggtgctgtgtctctctggaaaatccttgggtaccattggtttgactttgtgtcaaaggagtggttgctcatgaagtcccgaatgaggcacatcaccggtattgtgagggagcgtcagttacggcactatagccgcgtggcgcgtttccctgagggtgatccagctcgtaagatcctcattgttggggacccgagtggctggaccaggccaaggggttgcccacataacacctggctgtggcagatagagggtcatttccagagagtgggactggaccgcgtgtctgcctggggggttgccaaccaggatccctagCTGTTttatcgtgtagtgggtgcggcaacacactgtaccagtgcatgctccccaacttgacttgacttgactttcttatttttattgaccTAGGTGtagtttataaatgttttatttatttccgcaggtatgtgtttatatacgaagaacattcaaaaagtttctgcacttttatatattCGTTGGAAACATTGAAAACATGAGGAGTGGTAATTGGGCATTAGAAAGTTgctacgacgctgggaaaattgcatcgcaaaggaaagtgactatgtagaaaagtaatgcaatttatttttgaacttcTTAATAAATCGAGttaaaaaaatgtgcagaaactttttgaatgtccctcgtattttATAAGTGCTATTTCATGAAGCAAATTAGTTGTTCAGTGGTACAAAAATTTCAGAAGATAATGCCATTAGTATTGTATTTTAGAGTGAAAATTTAGTTTAGATGTAAGAGTAAAtgttaagtaataaaaatatctaatgatctgaaaaacacatttttatttccttgtaGATGCACGTATAAAGGAAGAATACGAACGAGATCATATCATTACAGCTCAAAGATCTAAAAAGGcaagcatttctttttattttagcttgttgTATACTGACATTACGGGCAAAGCCAGATAGGAGACGACGCCTACATGCATTCTGACAGGCCAGTACCGTCACTACAAAAGCAATACTTAAAGCATGAATTCAAGTTATTCTAAGCAGCTTTGTGCCCTAAGCAGCTGTATGCTCTTTATGAAATGTAAGTAATTAAAGTGGAATAAAATTGTTTAGCTAAACAAGTGGATTTTTGAATTGGGCTAATAAGCACTTTTAGGTTgacttacttaaaaaaaattcaaagattaCCTGAACTCAAAAAGAGGTTTATTGGAAGTGCAGTACCATTGTGAAGATCAAGAAAATCGGCGACTTTCCACTAATTAGCTCAATGCCATTAACGTGAAGTGGTGAAAGATactaaaactgtattttttacttGCAAACAATGCCAAAAAAGTCCACATTTAGCTATCACATACTGCATTATACTATATAAAATTTAGctgtaagaaaaatattaaataattgtgTTGAACAGGATATTACTACACAAAAAAAGTACTTTTGTTTACTTCTCAACTATTTGCCTACCTCAACTGCTGAATTGTTGTTCCATAAGATTGAAGATTCCCTAGCAGTAGAATTGCAGAAGCAACAGACTGAATGGCATCTCACTTAattctccactgccatctctccattTGTTGCCGGCTGATTGTCTCTGATGAGCgcgtctgttttgttttttatttttttcttttgttgtgttttttttggggATGTTTCATGATAACCACTATGGAGCTGATTGTGTTCCAGTCTTCCAAGTGCTTTATCCAAAGTGTGGCAGTACTGGCACCTATGTAGGTATCTCCATGCACATTGAAGTAATGTGTGAACAGAAGGAAAAAGTATTTCATCTTTCATAAGAAATTCCATTACTAAATATTGCTGGGATTACATAATCTTGTTAGCCATGAACATTATCTGAGAACATGTGATTTAGGAAGAtgacttcatttctcattcagtgtaatgaaataaactgagcttttagttacattaACATACCTTTCAATATTTTTGGGCATTCCTTAGGAATTCCATTATTCTCATTATGGTTTGCGCAATccttgtaaaaaacaaaaatagtagtAATTACAATtagtcatttattcatttttatgaatcCACGTTATTTAAGCACTAGAACCCAATCTCAACAGCACAAGGTGTAAATCAGGAATCAACCACTGACAAGGCGGCAGTACATCACAAGGCACGCTCATGGACACACTCAGAGTTACTCACGCTGGACCCATTCAGAATCTGCAAGCAGCACTTTGGCATacgagaggagaacaatgtaccTAAGCAAGACTAGTCAGCACCTCAGTCAGGATGTTAAATCAATCGAGTGAAAATAAGGTTAGAGAAAATTTTAGCACAACACCTAGCAAATGTTGTTGTATAAGCAATTTCCACACCAACATTAGCCTGATCAACAAATTCTTGTGTCTCTTTTGAATGCAATCAATACACAGTAAGAACGTTTTATCATATTTCACTATTGATTTTTCCTTTtcagaatgaaaatgatgaattCTTGCCTCCTGTCTGTATTGACTTGGAATGTGTGCAGCACTGTGTAATATATGATGGCTATACTGCTAGCTTACATATGGATAGtgagtatacatttttttttgtttgtcctgTTCCCCTTTACTTTATGTGTTGTCATCCAGAGGTGTTTCATTGGCTGGTTCAACTAAAATCCTTTTCTTGACAACTAGTATAGGTgttgttactaaatttttatttttctttttgttgtttttgaacatATTTATTCAAGCTCCTGCAATACGGTGTGCAGAAATCATGGAGCAAAAAAGCCAAAATCCTGTTCACATTCTAAAAGGTGGCTATGAGTCCTTCTCTGCCCTCTACCCTTTTCTCAGAACTGTGAAGATAATTTACACACCTCAGGTAAAGAGTAATATTCATCATCATCACAATAAGGTAGAAATTAGATCtggtacaaaaatgacataaaacatcaatacaaaacaaaccaaattagttatataaagtatattttatagTAAACACTGTACCAAAACATTTTGCTTATATAGCACAGTAAAATCGTGGCTTAAGTGGACACGCAAAAGAGTTTGGTGGATTAAACTCCACTATTTTGCCAGTGGCAGAACCACTGTATGATCAGGATCAATGTAAATCAAGGGAGGTGCTGTAAGTTTGGGAAAAGCTAGTAGACATTTTCACTGTAGGTGAACCTTTGAAAGATGAAGCCATCTAAACATGTTGTGTGAAGAGGAGGGTATGGAAGAGGTGACTGAAGCTTGTTACACAGACAGCGGTTAGTGTAGTAAAAGTACAATATCACAGTGATGTGTTTATGGTGTAAGTTAGTTATATCAAAATGTAATCATGTCAGAATGGCTTGTTTCTCTTTTATTGTTTCGTTAATGGAGCATTATACAATTTCAGTTAAGgcattttttgtgtttcataaattgacattgagtaaaattaatttacttcCTCTAAATAAGACTTTATCAGTTACCATAATGACATATCCTTTGTTTTTTACTATACCTGGGtctttagaatttttataattgtgtctgtTACTATTTATCAATTGTTAAAAAAGGCaaaccattttaatttaatatctgTACTCTGCAAAAATATGAGATGGGAAAGGGTATGGCATATGGATGTGGCCAGGCATGGGTTGATAACCTTCTGTGCTTAGTGCCTTTTAACACTTCTCCTTTGTTATCAGAAGGTATTATTCTCAACTGACTGTTTATTTTGCATTGTGTTGTAAACCCTCCCAAGTACTGCAGATATTCTGATTTTGTAAGTGAGTCTTAAGCAAAGCTGTTGAACACATAAAGAATTATAATAACAATTTTTTGTTTCAAGGAGATTGATCATGCCCTGTGCCATGCAATTAGCTGCTGCAACAATCtgacgcaatgtttatttgcatgAGAAATTAAAAGTTGACGTTGTTtggtacatactgtattaatttaaCCGTCTACATAGTTTATGTATTGTTATACTATTAAGAAATATGAGAGTAGCAAGAAAACTGGCACCTCTAAGTCCACCCAGGATATCACTGGGGCAGGAAATCTAATCTACTGGTTATTAAGGGCcctgctgggtatattgggagaaggatgctaaggatggagctgccaggcaagaggaaaagaggaaggcctaagcgaaggtttattgatgtggtgagagaggacatgcaaatgatgggtgtaacagagcaagatgtagaggacagaaagatatggaagaagatgatccgctgtggcaacccctaatgggagcagccagaagaggGCAGCAGGTGGATACAGGCAAAGCCTGTCTCTCAGCTTGGAACACttcatcatatatttttatttctgttcaggGTCTTGGGAGACTGGAGCCTATCTTAGCATCatcagatacaaggcaggaatcaactctgggcagggcaccagtccattgcagtgccaACTAATGCACATATCTGTACATGGGCAGTTTAGAATGAATTAAATTAGCAAACACATTgttggagatgtgggaggaaaatcagagtaTTGTATCTGGAAAAAAAACCTACAGAGACACTGAGAGAACTTGAATACTTCACACAGATAACAAACAATGATgaaatttgaacccagaacactGGATCAGTGAATCAGCAGTACTAATCGCTGTGCCACCATTCTGCCAATTATAAATCTAGCTCTGTATGTTACCTGCCATTGAAACTGCTATGACATTTGTGGTGTTAAGTGCAATGGTGTGTTTAGCATGATCTTTAGAAATTATGAGAAACTTTCACAAACATAAAACAGacatcattaaaataatttttgtttacgTTTTGGGCACATTATCTGACAATATCTTCTAAAGGGGGTTCTTACCCTTCAAGGTAACAGTAATTCTACctccttgatgttgtttttatgtAGGAGTTAGAAAGTCTGCTTCCTTACCCAGTGGAAATATTGCAACATCGGTTATACATGGGAGATCTGAAGCAAGCTGAAAATCCCCAGATGCTTAAGGATTTGAAAATAAAAGCTCAGGTGAATGTGTCGGGTACTACGCCAAATGTGTAAGGGCTCTTATTTTTAGAATTCATATCCTGTATATCATATTACAATTGGATTGTTTAAACTTGTGAATaatgttgtttcatttttgtcaaaTTTACTTAAATCCCATCTTAAAGTTTAGTAGTAGAGTTTAAaggcttcttttattatttctgctcTGCTGGATTTGGGGTATTTTTATTCAActactgttgtggaaaaaaaaactctgtcttcaaagaaggcagttacgGAGTTTAGATAAGAATGCAGAAcagttctttatttgcacagagttatgcacaaatgtctcggtccatggagtgagcagaGAGTTAAACAATTCACCTCCTTTTATACTTTAATTACATAACCTTACCTAATATATAATGTCTCCTGACTCTTAATATACAGAACTTTATTATCTCTTCCAATCCACTaaagccaccagtaatttctgacccCTGTCGATTTTCCCATTATTCTAAAAAACGCTTTGTTAAGAGGTTTGTTTAGCggattgtcctattgatcttagctCCGCTTCACAGGAGGGGTTGTGTGGGCTTTCCCTTCAGTTTGTCCCTACTTTCTGGAGGGATGTTCCTTACTCATTTCTAACTCTGGAAAATTACGTTGGTAGTTTCTCTAAGACGAAGCAGAGGCCTCATTTGCTTAAGCTTTAAGTTGCATTTAGTTAGCCCTTGAGTTACATTTAATCCTTTTCCTTGAGTTTAATGATTCATTCTGTTGTagctttttatacagtatatataattgtaatagactgtaaatgattattatatattaactaaaaattcgaTACTTGTAGGATTCAACATTGTTTCATGCATGACATATCGTTATAAACTATCCACAAATTTGATGGCTGTCTCagaccataaaaaataaatgaattaaaaaacaaaagtgggtACTGACTCCTTATCCTATATTCTCTTCcaaattcatacatttttcttaaaaaataattggaGACAAAATCGAATTCAAATGATTAATTATAGCATACATAAGActagtttactgttaaataaatgtataaataaatacaatttgcaatttatatttgtatatcaaaaacaatgttcctttttggatttgtttatttCAGCAAATGGTGAATTAACAGCTTATTTGTTAAGCCAGCAACtagctacagtatattgttaactattattattatttttaaattttctgaatAGATGTATTCAAATACTCAGTAGTATTTAGGCTGGTGCCTGTCCTGGCAGAATAGGATACAAGTCAGGAATTAATGccagatgggacaccagtccattgaagGCAGATTCCTTGACACCCTCATACAAAGCCCATTTTTTAGTCACCAATCAGGTTAACCTACACAAGCACGAAATGCATGAGGAATTGTGGGACAACTTCTCAGACAGTATACTGTGCTTGTCCtgaaatttgaacccaggaatcTGTAGATGTGAGGCAGTGGTGGGAACAGCCatgcaacttattattacttCTGGTATTATCAAACCTTTTTGGGTTCAAATTTTTAGGAAATGAAtcgattatttaatttattaatttgggAAATGTTGTTGACCATGAAGATTTAACAAGATGCAATAAATTATTCTGCTTGGAAAGATAGAGTTAACAATAAAAGTTCATATTAGCTAATAAATTAGGTGCTATGCAATTTCTTTGAGACACATTATTTGTGAAGCACATATCTGCTACACTTTCTAAATTCAGTCAGTCAGAAAAACATAATGAGGAAATATTCAGTTTCTTATCTTTCATAGACTAAAAATCCTCTCTTACTGCCATTGGACTGAACAAATGTTAAGAACAATTTAAATGCACTGCTGGTAATTTGAACTTTTAACCTCCGTTCAGTTCCTATGTCTACAACAgtttcctgttattttttttgtctgatgtGTCACTGTACACTTCTCTATTTTGAGTGTATTCAGGTCTGGTTTCTGTTTATGCAAGTGCTGCAAGGACAGCTTCTAGCTAAAATGGCATTCTGCATAATAAGCAGGGTGAGAAAATGAAAatagtaaatttgaaataaaaaagcaaaacataaacattacTAGGTTGATTTTGCTTCCTTAAATAATAAGCCAAAACAGGACTTTGCAGAGTTTCTTTAACTAATTTTTAAAGTGTAAAAATTCAGTAcagtactttaaaaatgtaaaaactttcatGACTGACATGGAGGGCTTCACTTTGTGCCTAggtgatttattttgtttattctaaTTTCCACTCCTGGAGTACAAGTCCTGTTCCTATATGGTATTAGGGGGCTGTTGCTTCATGGTAATGGAAAAGcaaatgcattgtgttttattttactagCATTTTGGAAACATCAAGGTAAGACATAGGATcaactttcatattgtaatcagATTCTTAAAAAATAACCATCAGAGTAacataatttgttaaaaaaaaactaaagattgTTAGAACACCTGAAAGGTATGCAAAAATTGTGGGTTCTGAAATATAATTAGAATTTTCCCTTCTCTTTTTAACAGGTCAGTTAAAGGTTCATCTCATGTTTTAGACATAACAGTTTCTGAGTCTACGGATTCTGATCTGTCGCTCTTTTTCCAGGAGGTGTGCGAATACATAGGCAAGTAGAGGCAAGcatttaaatggatatatttgtgTGAGGACACTTAATTTAAAAGTTATAATGTCATATGAAACATTCATAAGTGGACAGTTGGAGGTCTGCAATATTCACAGCACTTGATTCAGACTCTCATAAAAGTAGCCAACTGGCTCACCATCTGCTGCCTTTGTGTTTGgccttgtgtttgtgtgtataaagGTAGCAAGTTCCAGAATTCTGTTCTAATGCTGTCAATAGCAGAAACTGCTTCAAGTTTGACTAGAAAGAAAGCTGTTTCATTCAGGCTGAACCCAGTCTGGCAACCACATACCTAgtttaaataaagatatttatttgGCTAAAAACTGAAATCATTCTTTTACATTAAAGGAGTGCACTGACACTTTCACTGTAGTAGCTACTGTATATGTGGAATCAATAAGGCTAACAATAATGATTTAACATTCtgacagtaaaatattttcacttttacagattCTCACCTTAACTCAAAACATGCTGTGCTGGTCTTCTCCCGTCTTGGCATCAGTCGCAGCAGCACTGTTATAATGGCTTTCCTCATTTATCATCTAAAATGCAGCCTGCAGGTAAAAATGACACTGTATTAACCAACAGCACTGCATTAATCTTATTAGGGAAAATAATGATTGAGACCTAAGGTAATATGGGTGGTTGTTTAAAAAAGTGGTATAATATTCCTCTATGTTTAATATAACAGTACCACTTGGTCAGACACAAATATTAGTTCATATTCCAATTTACTACTAATTAATAACATGGCGAGAGCATAGAAGTCACAAATTTTAATAGAGGTATTTTCAGGCATCGTTTATCCCCTTGAACCTTGCTTTCTATTACCTGTGCTTTCTTAAGAAATATTTTGCTTGTACAGTATATCAGTTTTTCAGATCACATTGGATAAAGGTATTGGTTAAATacacaataagaagaagaaaaattccTGCAGTCAGCCACACACAAATGCCTTTTCAATAAATCTAAAATATTCCTTGTATAGTTTTAAAAGGTGCGTCAAGACTTATTGCTGCAGTCTGACTGAGATATGGGACAACCTAGCTATCAGCTAACCAACCCAgtgtgatggactgaatggtccccTCTTATGTCCTTATGGTTATATAATATTTTCACACAATCCCATATTAGCATGTAAACATAGTAATATGTttttgaagatgaagatgaaaGTGCAGCTTGAgaatctttcttttatatttaaagcaATGCTAAGTTCAGTGCTCTAGCATAAGGGTTAGGGTTTTGACTTTTGAACCTCATGTTCGTTTGCTTTACCCCTCAGACTATGTGACCCCAAACAACCCCCttaacctgcttgtgctccagctATAAAAGCCACATAACAACACATGTGTATTGATTACGCAAGCTACATTGGATAAAGCTGTCTGTGATATATGcaacaattataataaataatatattcttaATGACTCAGATATTACAGACAGCACATGCAGATACTGGCACAAGGCACAAGAAACAACACATCACCTCAGGTTGTGAACGACTGACACAGAGAGACAACATGCACAGACATGATCAGATTGCAAACATCGTACACATCAAGAACTGGCACTGCAACACAAACTAGTATACGCATTCAAACCATATTATAAGAGCACCCTCTCCACAACACTTGAAAATCCCACACGTTAACAACTTTAGAACAGAACTATACTGATAGAAAACACCATCCACCATAACAGACCGGACATAACACTGgtagacaaacaaaataaatgtacatatatTATTGACATTGCCGtgccaaaaacacacacatagacatttaAAATACAGAAGTACACAAAACTGACAGAAGAAATAAGCTGCTTGTGGAGAATGGACAAGGTGTTCATTGTGTCCACCACTGGTGCCATCCACATACACTACATAGAAGCCTACCAACATTAAATATGAATCAGTATGCATACAGAAAACTACAAGAAGTAGCCATTTTAAATACATGTGAGGAAATGCTTTAACaacactgttttgtcttggtagagtattttattgctctactttccccttttgtattattaatatgtagcctttgtcagaatgcctcaaatctcccagacttaccactgtttctaaggtattgtaccatataacttctcctcaccttcccttctacaagtataacctcaggcaattagttgtagtaaaagacaagcagaagttaagttacaatttaaacaatgtattattgataatattcataaaaaataacaatgcaaAGTACAGTTGAATATtgtcaaccatacaacctgataactgcagtgggc
This region of Erpetoichthys calabaricus chromosome 8, fErpCal1.3, whole genome shotgun sequence genomic DNA includes:
- the styxl1 gene encoding serine/threonine/tyrosine-interacting-like protein 1 isoform X2 — translated: MDTPAIRCAEIMEQKSQNPVHILKGGYESFSALYPFLRTVKIIYTPQELESLLPYPVEILQHRLYMGDLKQAENPQMLKDLKIKAQVNVSGTTPNVSVKGSSHVLDITVSESTDSDLSLFFQEVCEYIDSHLNSKHAVLVFSRLGISRSSTVIMAFLIYHLKCSLQDAWTHVLKCRTRARPHRGFVQQLSTWEEHVLGNKVTDISDPNF